The following DNA comes from Enterobacter sp. SA187.
GTCGCCGGAGCGCATGTTACAGCGCATGGACTCCGACAAAATGATGGCCTTTGCCACCCTGCTGATGACCGGCCTGTCGAACGCTATGGCGAGCATTGTGCTGCTGGTGATGACCGTGGTGTTTATGCTGTTTGAAGTGCGCCATCTGCCGTACAAACTGCGCTTTGCGCTGAACAATCCGCAGATCCATATCGCCGGATTGCACCGCGCCTTAAAAGGTGTGTCGCACTACCTGGCGCTGAAAACGCTGATCAGCCTGTGGACCGGGGCCATCATCTGGCTGGGTCTCATGCTGTTAGGCGTCCAGTTTGCGCTGATGTGGGGCGTGCTGGCATTTTTACTTAACTATGTGCCTAACATCGGCTCGGTGATCTCGGCCATCCCGCCGATGATCCAGGCCTTCCTGTTCAACGGCTTTTACGAGTTTATGATGGTGGGGATCCTCTTCCTGGTCGTGCACATGGTGCTGGGGAATATGGTGGAGCCGCGCATGATGGGCCACCGTCTGGGCATGTCGACTATGGTGGTATTTTTATCCTTACTGATCTGGGGATGGCTGCTCGGCCCGGTGGGAATGCTGCTCTCTGTGCCGCTCACCAGCGTCTGTAAGATCTGGATGGAGACCACCAAAGGCGGCAGCAAGCTGGCGATCCTGCTGGGGCCTGGCCGTCCTAAAAGCCGGTTGCCTGGCTAGGGATAACTCATCTTGCGCCACGCAACTGCTACGCTTAACGGTCTGAAGAATCATCAATAATGACCGGGAGCAGTCCATGAAAATCGATTTAACGGGAAAACTCGCGCTGGTGACCGCCTCAACGGGCGGGATTGGCTTTGCTATCGCCCGCGGCCTGGCAGAGAGCGGTGCGGAAGTGATCGTGAATGGCCGCAGCGAAAGTTCGGTAAATCAGGGTATTCAGCATCTCCAGCAGGTGGTGCCGGGCGTGGCGGTGCGTGCGGCCATTGCCGATCTCAGTACGCCGGAAGGAGTGGAATCGGTGCTGCGGGCGGCTTCCGGCGTGGATATTCTGGTAAACAATGCCGGGATTTATGGCCCGCAGGATTTCTACTCCACCGACGACGAAACCTGGGAAAACTACTGGCAGACCAACGTTATGTCCGGCGTCCGCCTCGCCCGTGCATTATTGCCTGGCATGGTGCAAAAACGCTGGGGACGGGTGGTGTTTATCTCCTCTGAATCGGCGCTCAATATCCCGTCGGACATGATCCACTATGGCGTGACCAAAACCGCGCAGCTTTCCCTTGCCCGCGGACTGGCAAAATTTGTCGCCGGTAGCGGCGTAACGGTCAACAGCGTGCTGCCGGGTCCGACCATGTCAGACGGCTTCGCCGCCATGATGAAAGATGACATGGAACGCACCGGCAAATCTCTGGAAACACTGGCGACAGAGTTCGTGATGGCGAACCGCCCGAGTTCAGTGATCCAGCGCGCCGCCACGGTCGAGGAGGTCGCCAATATGGTGGTCTATGTCTGTTCGACCCAGGCGTCAGCGACATCAGGTGCTGCACTGCGCGTGGACGGCGGCGTGGTGGATGATATTGTTTGATGTGAGAAAGAGATGCGCCGTTCATCAAGGATGAACGGCGTGGACACTGAAGTAACGATTATTATTGCTTTTCAGCATGCTGTTTGATGAGCATATAGCGGTTAAGCAACTGCTTAAGGTGCATATCAGTACGCGATAGTGAAGTGGCCAGTTCCGGTGTCCCGGAAGTCATCTTACTAAGCTGGTAGAGTTGTTCTTCAACAGGCTCCGTTCGTGCAAAATTCTGGGTAATGGTAAACACCATAGATTTCAATTCCGATCCGGTAAGATATTTACCTTTGCGTTCATCAAGCTCATTAAGACGCCGGGTCAGATCCTCCAGTCCTTCCATTCCCTGATGCCAGCCAGACAGCTTTTCAACTGGCAATGCATTGCTGACGATTTGCTGTTGCCACTGCATCTTAAACTTGTCGATATTTTCCGGTTTCGCTTTGGTGCTCAGCGCAAAACCGTAGTCTTGTAGCCACAGGGATGACTGCCCGGCAAGTGTTGTTAACGCCTCCTCCGAAACCGTCAACGGTAAAATACTCTCCTGCTGATCAACAAACTGCCAGCCCCAGCACGCTGCGCTGCCCAGAAACAGAGTAAGCAGTACACCTGTCGTAAAACCTTTCCATTGGAGTTTTGGGGATTGCGGAGGCGTGATCACAGCAGGCGGACTTTTTTGATCCTGATGTGCCACATAAATCAGCGGTGTGACCGGGGAAAGATTGGCCAGTTTTGCCTGCGCTGCGGGAAATGGGGGAATTACAACTGGCATTTCCTGCGCCTGGTGGGGTTCAATATTTTCCAGTCTTGTGGCCGCGTTATGCATAAACATACACAACTCACCCATTTGGCTGGCATTTTTGAGTTCAAGACGTTGCAGCACATTGCGCAAAGCAGTGAGATGCTGTTCCGCCTGGTAGATCAAGGGTAAATCGGTATAGCTCAGGCTCAGCGTGCGCAGGACAGATTGCAAACGCACGCTAAGCCCGGCAATAATTTCCATCCGGGCATGTACTGGTTGCGGCCACATTGCTCCCCATTGATGAGTAAGTAAAGCTTCTAAAATAGCCAGCCCTTCATTCAGACCTGCCATTCCGGTGAGATGGGTGCGCGCAAGGGTGTACCAGGCGACCGTCTGGAGTTCGATGCCATTCTGTCTAAACAGTGAAAGGCTTAGTTGTTCAACCCTCGACCAGCTTATGTCGGGGCGAGCGGGATGGGTAAGTTTACTGATTTCTTCCCGCAAAGCGGCAAAGTCAGCCAGCGCGCGGGGATCACCGCCCGTTTTCAGGGTATAGTCATTAATAGTCATGAAGATAACGTCTCTGATAGTCGTTAATAGCTGTCGCCCGGCTGAAGGTAATTTTGTTGCCTGAGATGGCGGATAAGCACACGGCCTTCCGGCATAAAAGCCGTGTCATAACGCACAATGCCGAAATCGTGTAACTCGGCATCTATCGCGTATTCCAGTTGGCCCGGCATATGCTGCGGCAGCAAGACCACCTGTATGCGCTTCAGACGAGGCTCATATTTCAATAGGGTTGCCGAAAGCGTATCCAGTAAAGAATGTGCCGTGCGAGGCATCCCCTGCAGAATTTTACTCATATCCGGCAGACCATAATCCGGTAGATGGCTGAGCGAGCCCTGACGGGTATTGAGAATACGCTGCATATTATCCAGTACAGATATGATGACCTGATTTTCTTCGCTAACCTGATGAATATCAAAGCCGCCGGTAAAGTTGCCGGTGAGCATTTCATAAAGGGAGGGTTGTGCCATGCTAATCATCCTTGAGCGGCAGAAGAGCTAGTGTCTGATTATTCATTTCAATCTTCCGCGCCACATCCGGATCCAGCTCATCGCGGTTTAACACCACGCGCCAGGTATTATTTGCAGTATCAGGTGTCAGAAAAAGAGCGGCTACCGCAACATAATTAGCTGAAGCTTCCAGAGGCATATCTATTGTTATAGAGGCACCAGGACGAAGACGAATATCTTTTTGAGCAACCAGGTCAGACTTAATAGCCTGGCTATCCTCGGCAAATAACGATGGATAATCTGTATCATCAAACACCTTGCGATCTTTTAACTGATAAATACGAATTACTGTTGAAAGCGGAATTCCTGCCGCATTATTATTAGCTGCCTCCCGTGCAATAATATCCAGATGCAGTATTTTCACTTGTTTGAAAAATAATGCCCTGGTCATAGCAACGGTGCTGTCGCCCACTTTTTGCGTTAATCCACAGCCGCATAATGTGGCCACCATAATTAGTGTTATGAATGTAAAACGCTTTTTACCAGCGGTAATCGCCATGTTCGTCCGTCTCCCTACGGTTAAAAGCCTCCTGAATACGCTGATAGCGACCCAGATTAATAGTAATAACTTTTTCGTTATGCCGTTCTGTTATGCTCACCTGCTGTGGTCGCATCACCGCTGTCCGCCCCAACAGCACGCTACTCTTTTTGGGCTGACAGGTTAACTGCGCATCCGGCAACAGACGGCGACATACACAAAGCTGTAAGCGTACATGAAGGCGTGCTCCAAGATAGACCTGCAACAAAGCGTGCAAATCCGCATGCAATTGCCCGCCAGGAAGCCAGCCAACAGCTTCGTCAGCATTATGAGTCCTCAGTTGCAATAAGATCTGGCTATTTACATCTATGGTGTGCGTTCCCATTATCGGACTGTTGCTCATACTGACAGGGTTACGCGCACTCATCGTTAATGGCTTATGCAAGGGAATACGACAGCGGTCATGAGGCTGCACGATGGCTTCAGTATCCGGAGCCAGTAACTGAACCAGCGCCACCACGCCTTCAGTAGTACGGGTGGGTAGACGCATCATGCTGGTCAGCGCTAAAAAGCGCGAGACTGGTGTTGCTATGCTTTTGGTGCAGCCTTCAATACCCAGGCCACACAAGCTCAACAAGTATTTCGACGTTCTGTCCTGGCCGCCGGATGCAAAGGTTGCAGGATAGGAATACTTCCTCCAGATACGATAATACTGAGTGATCATCCGGTGATTGAATATATCCAGAAAATCACTCACGGCCTCATAGCCTTCCCTGCGCTGCGCAATATCGTCGATATAAGACGTCGGCAAGGGAGATTCCACCCCATACAGTCCCAAAAAGGTAGTGCGGATGATCGGTGGTTCGTCAGCCTGCTCCGCTATTTCCATTCCTTTGAATTCGCTGGCCGGGAAGCCCATTCCCGGATGGGGACGAAAACGAACTGGATCGTGCTTGATCTGCCAACCGCTGCCGAGCGCTGGAAGATCCGGTTGACTTTGTTCCAGTAACTGGCAAAAGCGGTAAAACTGAGTGTAAGGCAGTTTGTCACGCAGTTGCTCTATTAACCGGGTAAACGCTGGTTGTGGTTCTCTTTCCATCGGATACATTTCCCGGCAGGTTGCACAATGAGGGTAAGCTGGTTAAACAAGTGGATATCGGCGTACAACGCAAAGAACCGGTTGAGCATCTCACCGAATAAATGAACATCCCCTTCGCCAGTAAAACCATTACTGTCGAGGGTAATTTCAATATCAATACCCCGTAGTAAGAAGCCTTTTTCAAAACGCTGGATCTGATGGTGCGCGACATGCTGTATGGCATCGAGACGACGATTATTCAGTTCGTCGTTCTGCCAGTTATATAACTCAAGCGTGTTACGCAGGACATCCGCGCTGCTCATCAAATTAAGATAGCTTGAACCCAGATGGCTCAATACCCGCCATTGAAAACGATCCTCAGCTGGAGGATAAGCAGGTAACGTAGGTTTACAAAGGTTACGCACTTTGAGAGGGGTCTGTAGCACTGACTCGCAGCGATCGAGTATCGTGCTTTGCAGTGCTTTTCGCGGGAGCTGGCCGTTAGTACCAGTAATTTTCAATGATACCGCCTCACGCATGAGATGCCGGTCAGCCTCCCATTGCACACCGCCAAGAATAAGCCAGGTATCATGTAAACCTGTTACCCCGCGCTTGACTCGCGTATGGTAATAACGTTCTGGTGCATGACGTCGTTGCATCCCACCCCGGTGACGGAAACTGGTAAAAGGCACGTAAATAGCACCCGAGGTACGCTGTGACCCGGTTACGCTATCTACCGAATAAATTTCAGTATGACCGTCCTGTAAACGTCGTGGCCGCAAAAGATATTCACTTTCCAGTCCGTTAATTATCAACGGATCTGCTTCCAGCGGAAAAAGATTGATAACCGGCACACAGTGCAACTGAAGCGCCTCATCCGTAACGGGCAGGTCGCTCTGCCATTGGCTTTGCAGTACCACTTCAATCTGAAAAAAAGCGATGCCAACGGGGAATGTCACGTTCTCCAGCCCATTGAGATGTACAAACATAAACTTTTCGCGGAAGGTGAAATATTCCAGAAGAAGCTGATATCCACTAAAAGCGCTTTCACCTTTCGGCCATAACAGGTCATCCTCAGAGAAGCCGCCTGGAGAAAACCAGCCATCAATTTGTACCCTGTCGACTTGATCCGGAAAACGCAGATAAAGTGCTGCCTGTCGCCGGGTTAATGCCAGATGCAACGCGCTGCTAACAGGAGCGTCGCTTGCCAGATAAAAAGAAAGCCGCCTTAAATCCACCTGTGTCCAGTCGGTTTGCGAACTGCAGGTCAGCCGCAAACGCAACACGGAACGCCCGTCCGGCTCAGCCGCCATCACAACTTTTGACACTTCCAGTGGATTGAGCACCGTCGCGCGAGTGGTTCGGTACTGGCAGACAGTATTTTTGGGGCCTATGGGGCGCGAATAAACTTCCATACTGGCGGGTACGGTTTCCGCTATTTTCATTGACTGAATGGCGGGAGACAGCGCCACAATCGATAGTGATGGAATAGTGCGTAAATAATGAGGCCACAACATACTCACCAGGCCTTCGGTGAATTCCGGCAGGTCATCATCAATTTTTTCACGCAGGCGGCCCATTGAAAAAGCAAACCCCTCAAACAGACGTTCAACGTAGGGATCCGGGGTGCCTGATTTATCCAAATCCAACATAGCAGCCCGATCAGGATGTGCTTGTGCAAACTCTTTGGCTGCCTCGCGAAGATAGCGTATTTCAGCGTCGTAATAACGCAGGGTTAAGTCTTTCATGTATTTTTCATTACCAGGCATTATCAATTACCCACACAGTACTGCCGCTCTTGCGGGATCAATGGCAATCAATCCGGCAAGCAGGGTTTCCATTTCACTGTGTAAACGTGATTTGTCCGTGTCGGATCGACTAATTTTGATGCGAAGTAGCTTCAGACGACGAGCTTTCACCTCAAACAACAATTCTGGCTCCCATTGCGAGAGCATTAATTTGGCAGCCTTGCAGTCCAGTTCATTGAGCAAATGCAGTGCCATGTCGTTCTTGCCGTATTGCTCAGCGACCCGTGCCATCAGCAGACGTACCAGCCACTGATGACGAGGCGTGTGCATCGCGGGTCGATGTTGCAGCCAGAGCAACGCCGCTTCAACGCCTTCGCTGTCCGCCTGTGCCAGGGCTTCTGGCTCCAGTTGTAAGATTTCATCGTGGCCCGCCGTACTGGCTGAAGCTGCAGATTCATCGTGCCAGCCTTCAGCCACCAGAACGTGCTGATTGATCCAGTTCAGGGTCACTTCATCGGCAAAGGGCGTGCCGTCGCTAAAAGCCAGTCCTTCAAGCCCAGGCAGGCGATGGAGTAAACCGCGTAAATCATGCGTAATAATGTCAGCCCATTTTTCATAAGGCGTGCCTGCTTTGCTGAGTGCCTGATGGATATACCACTGCAAATCCAGCCACAAGTGATTGACCGCCTGACCAAAAAAGCTCTCGGTCTGCTCAAGTAATTCCAGCCAGCTTTGTTGCAAATAAAGGCGCTTTAGCATCGCGCGATGTTCCGGTTTCGGTGGGGCCAGCCGTGTGCGCGTGTCTGCTGCCAGGGGAGGAAGTTCGTGTAAGGTATCCAGACGTATGCTTTTTATCAGATGATGGGCGGATAACCAGCCGTAGGGCTGATCGCGCAAAAAATTTGCCAGTAATTTCGCCTGATCGAGTAAGTCACGTCCGGAGGTAACCGGTTTCAACACCGGCGTTTCCGCCGACGTAGAAGTAGAGTGAATAATCGTGGCGCTACTGTTTTGCGGGATCACCGCATCCGGACCACCGGATTGCGCAAGGCGGTTTTCCAGCGCAGTATAAAGCCCACCAAACTGCGGGCGCTCTGATTCGTTCCAGAGCGCTGTTATTTCCTCGGTTAAAAGCAGCGCACCCACAATGCGCTCAAAGTCCGCTTTTGCCACCTCAGGATATAAAGATAAGCTGTCCAGCATACGGTTACTCGCCAGCCACTCCAGCGCCAGTTTGCGACTATTACCACGCTGCGGATGTAAGGCTGTTCCAAAACGCTGAACCAACGCGGCCAGCAAGGACAGCCCATCAGCAAGCCCGCTTTCACCATCCGTATGTAGTCGCGCCCAGATGTAATAAGTTGCGACGCGTACGTCTTTACAGGTTGAGGTGAGCAACTTCTCTGCCAGATCGCAGATTAAAGCGGTGTCTGCGCCGGATAGCTTATTGACTTCTTCGCGCATCTGCTGGAAATCATCGTCATAACCTGGATCGCTTCCCGCTGGAGAATCCAGGGAAACAGGTGCCAGCCAGTTTTCCCACAGTAAAGCCTGCTGTAGGGCCTGTTGTGAAATCACAAGCGGATCGGCATGACTGGCGTTTAATAACGTCGTCAAGGTTGCCATTAATTTACGTCCTCTGTTCCGGGTCTGTTTACGCTAAAAATCTGCTCGGGCAATCTGAAATCACGTAATTTCAGCAGCGCAAGCGGCCCTTCCCCCGCCTCGGTCCGCAGGGTGTAATGCAACGGCCTGCCATCAGGAGCTTTCCAGGTAACACTGAAGCTACTGTTTACGCCTGGATAGGGAGTAACTTCAGCCTTCTCCAGCAGGCGAATCAACCCCCATGCGCCTGGCAAATCAGCGTACTGTCGTGTTCCCGCTTGCGTACTTATCCAGCTCAGACTTGCGCCAGGGAACTCGGTATCATGTGGCCAGTTAAACCGCTTCCAGAACGGCGACTGGTTGTAATAGCTGAGTTTCTGGCTGTCGATGACCAGGTCAGTCTGCATCACGTCTTTAGCTGTTCCCGGACGTAACTCAAATCGAATACCCGCCTCCCCTCCGGCAAAGGCGACATCAGACAGAGCGCTCAGCATATCCACGGCATCAAGAAAAGCTGGATTAAATGTTAGCCCTTGTGCACTGATACTGTCCGGTACCCAGTGACTGCCCTCTTTATGCAGCACACCACTGAGCCGGGTCTGCAAAAAGTGAGCGATACGACCGCTATCGTTATTGAGATAGCGGGCAAGGAGCGGAAGTGACACTTCACTACTGGTGTTTTTTAACGGGTATCGCCCGCCAAACGTACTGTTCCAGTCAGTGACGATTGCTGCCTGCCACTGGGCATTGAGGCTTTCAGCGGCAGGCGTCAGTACCTGCTGCCAGGCCTGTTCGACCGGCTGAACAAATACGGTTTGTCCGAATCCATTCCACTCCTGACCAAGGCTCGCGGCGACAAGGCTGCCATAATCACGGGTTTCGGTCAGGTCGACTGCCTTTCCCTGAAACACGGTTTGCGCCAGTGTTCGGCTCATCGCCTGGGGATCAGGGGCATTAACTACCTGCTGGAGTTTAAGCCGCACCTGAGTGACGCGGGTCAGGAAAGTTTTCAGACTCAGAGTCATGCTGTCCCCACTCGCCATCAGTGACAGTACAGGGCCAAAAGTGCTATCCAGCGGGCCCTGTACGCCCGTTTGCTGATCAAAAGCAGGTTTCTCGTCACGGTTTAATAAATCTTTTGCGGATTTAACCAGCGAATCCGGCAATGCCCCAGTAAGTTGGCCAGTTTTACCCTGTACGCTCAGGGTATTCATCAGCGCAACCAGCGGAGACTGGCGCACGTCAGCCATCAGTGTGAGCTGATCTATGGAATCCGATAGCGTCCGGGCCGGACGGAGCCGCAGGCTGTTGAGAAAGGCCAGCCAGCTTGCAGAGAAATCGGCGAAATAACGCGCCTCAAGGCTCGCTTGCAATGCATCCGGGGACGCCTGCTGTAAGGCGTTCGTTCTGTTGTCGCTTAACACCCAGTCCATTTCTTCGCGACGCTCACTGACTATCCGCTCAATGGCTGGCCGGACGGTTTCTTCCCATGCTTTGCGGGTAAACATGCCCGGTACAACCTCGTCCGTTGTAAAAAGACGTGCCGCATCCGTATCGCCGGTCATGTCCGACAAACGCATATCAGCGTACTGGTTCGCCACCTGGACGAGCATTTTTTGATAGAGGGAAGCGTCGCTATTACGCGCGCCCATCTGGCGTACCAGCAGAGTACGGACTTGGCTCACCTGCTGCGTATTTGGCTCAAGACGCCATGACGGATGTGAGGGAAGATGGCGGGCATAAAAATCCAGCAGGGCCGGTCCGCTGCCTTGCCAGAGATTGTCCGGTATGCCCTGACGCTGTTGCCAGTTTTTCAGCAACGTCTTGCTAAACCAGGCTGCGTCCATTTTTTCCGGGCAGGCCAGCATAAGCCAGAGCTTTAACTGGTCATAAGCTGGTTTCATGAGACTTTCGCGTTGTGGATTATCTGGCGATAAAGTTAACAGAGTATTTAACTGAGCCTCAAGATGCCGGGCAGCGGCATCACGCACCAGGGGCAGTGCGTTGGCTCCATAATGCGGCCAGAGCGCCATCAGTAACGCATCGTTCTGGCTCAGGCCAGCGCGACTATACCAGGGAGCGCCATGCTGTTGCCGGTATGTCAGTTGATCCAGCGTGTGCTGTAAATCCAGCTGGGCCTGCAGACGCACAGGGAGCGGCTGTTGTTCGTCGGCGGCGCGTCTGACCTGTGATGTTGCTGAGATAATGGTTCCGCGATTTACCAGGAACGATGTCGCCATTCCTGCCCCCCACAGCACCATAGCGCCCGTGAGGATGAACATCATGACCTGGCCCCAAGCAACACCGCGTTTTTTCGCCACAAGACCAGTGGGCAGAGAAGGCAACGACTCCAGCAAGATATCCCAGCGATTATCCCTTACCCAGTGGTGCCGAACCGTTCTCGTGGTATTTGCAGAAGCCGGACTGAACATGATCCCGGCAAGCGGAAGAGGTTGCCAGGGGATGAGTAAATCGCCCAGGGGTTCAGCGACAGAATTCGGGTCATCAGCTAGTTGTCCGGCAAGCTGCAGTAAAAATTGATGCCTGGAACAGTTACTGATCTGCTGCGTTCCTTGTTCAATTAAGGGAGGTACCAGCGCTGCAAGCTGATTACGCAACACTTCTGGCTGGCAGTTTACGGAAAGCAGGCAGCCTACGGCCTGAGTAGCCCGAACATGATCTTTACTTTCAGTGCCGTGCAGGGACCAGACATACAGGGGGAACCGCCAGCCTGACAAGCCACAGCGGGAAGTTAATGCCTGTGACATTCGCTCAATCATATCGTTGGAGGGGGGGTGCTTTTGTGCGAACGCAGAGGTCACCCAGACCACACCATCTATGGGGCGGCGGCGAAGTTTGCTCAGGGCTTCAGACCATTCCGCGTCTAAAGGTGCAGAGGGATCTCCCCCCCACAGCAGTAGCGTACCTCTGTCTTCCTGCCAGAGCTGGTCTGCAAGGCCTGGGGCAAGCAGCTCTACGTCATTGATACTGCCAGTGAGCAGGATGATACGTACTCTACGAGGCCAAAAGCGACCATAGTTCATGTGCAAAGCCACGCGAAGTTTTTTCATTTGAACTACATAAGAATTTTCGCTAGCCTGGCTTTTAATCTTTGAATTACTCTGCTTAATCAAGCGGATATTTAATGCGCGGAAATACTCTGACGAAACAACAGATTTTATTATCCTTAAAAATAAATCATCACATAGCAACCATCCGAAACAAATCCCAAACAAAGTAAGAGAAGCAATTAGTTTTTTTTGTTGAGTTGGTAAGTGAATAACAGGATTATCGAACCAGATAAGCGCACTGCCAATTAAAAGCAATACAATAACAACTATCCATGTGCTAAATCGTCTTTTTTTGTACACTTAACTTTCCTTAATGCAGAATTACGCTGGACGTACAATGACGCACTGAGGCATTTTATCTTCTA
Coding sequences within:
- a CDS encoding AI-2E family transporter, which encodes MITPQPDKAGLHILLKLAALVIILAGIHAAADIIVQLLMALFFAIVLNPLVTWFLRRGVKRPVAITIVVVVMMIVLTALFGVLAASFNEFITMLPKYNKELTRKVLQLQDMMPFLHLHMSPERMLQRMDSDKMMAFATLLMTGLSNAMASIVLLVMTVVFMLFEVRHLPYKLRFALNNPQIHIAGLHRALKGVSHYLALKTLISLWTGAIIWLGLMLLGVQFALMWGVLAFLLNYVPNIGSVISAIPPMIQAFLFNGFYEFMMVGILFLVVHMVLGNMVEPRMMGHRLGMSTMVVFLSLLIWGWLLGPVGMLLSVPLTSVCKIWMETTKGGSKLAILLGPGRPKSRLPG
- a CDS encoding SDR family NAD(P)-dependent oxidoreductase, with amino-acid sequence MKIDLTGKLALVTASTGGIGFAIARGLAESGAEVIVNGRSESSVNQGIQHLQQVVPGVAVRAAIADLSTPEGVESVLRAASGVDILVNNAGIYGPQDFYSTDDETWENYWQTNVMSGVRLARALLPGMVQKRWGRVVFISSESALNIPSDMIHYGVTKTAQLSLARGLAKFVAGSGVTVNSVLPGPTMSDGFAAMMKDDMERTGKSLETLATEFVMANRPSSVIQRAATVEEVANMVVYVCSTQASATSGAALRVDGGVVDDIV
- a CDS encoding VasL domain-containing protein, with product MTINDYTLKTGGDPRALADFAALREEISKLTHPARPDISWSRVEQLSLSLFRQNGIELQTVAWYTLARTHLTGMAGLNEGLAILEALLTHQWGAMWPQPVHARMEIIAGLSVRLQSVLRTLSLSYTDLPLIYQAEQHLTALRNVLQRLELKNASQMGELCMFMHNAATRLENIEPHQAQEMPVVIPPFPAAQAKLANLSPVTPLIYVAHQDQKSPPAVITPPQSPKLQWKGFTTGVLLTLFLGSAACWGWQFVDQQESILPLTVSEEALTTLAGQSSLWLQDYGFALSTKAKPENIDKFKMQWQQQIVSNALPVEKLSGWHQGMEGLEDLTRRLNELDERKGKYLTGSELKSMVFTITQNFARTEPVEEQLYQLSKMTSGTPELATSLSRTDMHLKQLLNRYMLIKQHAEKQ
- the tssE gene encoding type VI secretion system baseplate subunit TssE, producing the protein MISMAQPSLYEMLTGNFTGGFDIHQVSEENQVIISVLDNMQRILNTRQGSLSHLPDYGLPDMSKILQGMPRTAHSLLDTLSATLLKYEPRLKRIQVVLLPQHMPGQLEYAIDAELHDFGIVRYDTAFMPEGRVLIRHLRQQNYLQPGDSY
- the tssJ gene encoding type VI secretion system lipoprotein TssJ, with the protein product MAITAGKKRFTFITLIMVATLCGCGLTQKVGDSTVAMTRALFFKQVKILHLDIIAREAANNNAAGIPLSTVIRIYQLKDRKVFDDTDYPSLFAEDSQAIKSDLVAQKDIRLRPGASITIDMPLEASANYVAVAALFLTPDTANNTWRVVLNRDELDPDVARKIEMNNQTLALLPLKDD
- the tssG gene encoding type VI secretion system baseplate subunit TssG gives rise to the protein MEREPQPAFTRLIEQLRDKLPYTQFYRFCQLLEQSQPDLPALGSGWQIKHDPVRFRPHPGMGFPASEFKGMEIAEQADEPPIIRTTFLGLYGVESPLPTSYIDDIAQRREGYEAVSDFLDIFNHRMITQYYRIWRKYSYPATFASGGQDRTSKYLLSLCGLGIEGCTKSIATPVSRFLALTSMMRLPTRTTEGVVALVQLLAPDTEAIVQPHDRCRIPLHKPLTMSARNPVSMSNSPIMGTHTIDVNSQILLQLRTHNADEAVGWLPGGQLHADLHALLQVYLGARLHVRLQLCVCRRLLPDAQLTCQPKKSSVLLGRTAVMRPQQVSITERHNEKVITINLGRYQRIQEAFNRRETDEHGDYRW
- the tssF gene encoding type VI secretion system baseplate subunit TssF — encoded protein: MKDLTLRYYDAEIRYLREAAKEFAQAHPDRAAMLDLDKSGTPDPYVERLFEGFAFSMGRLREKIDDDLPEFTEGLVSMLWPHYLRTIPSLSIVALSPAIQSMKIAETVPASMEVYSRPIGPKNTVCQYRTTRATVLNPLEVSKVVMAAEPDGRSVLRLRLTCSSQTDWTQVDLRRLSFYLASDAPVSSALHLALTRRQAALYLRFPDQVDRVQIDGWFSPGGFSEDDLLWPKGESAFSGYQLLLEYFTFREKFMFVHLNGLENVTFPVGIAFFQIEVVLQSQWQSDLPVTDEALQLHCVPVINLFPLEADPLIINGLESEYLLRPRRLQDGHTEIYSVDSVTGSQRTSGAIYVPFTSFRHRGGMQRRHAPERYYHTRVKRGVTGLHDTWLILGGVQWEADRHLMREAVSLKITGTNGQLPRKALQSTILDRCESVLQTPLKVRNLCKPTLPAYPPAEDRFQWRVLSHLGSSYLNLMSSADVLRNTLELYNWQNDELNNRRLDAIQHVAHHQIQRFEKGFLLRGIDIEITLDSNGFTGEGDVHLFGEMLNRFFALYADIHLFNQLTLIVQPAGKCIRWKENHNQRLPG
- the tssA gene encoding type VI secretion system protein TssA: MATLTTLLNASHADPLVISQQALQQALLWENWLAPVSLDSPAGSDPGYDDDFQQMREEVNKLSGADTALICDLAEKLLTSTCKDVRVATYYIWARLHTDGESGLADGLSLLAALVQRFGTALHPQRGNSRKLALEWLASNRMLDSLSLYPEVAKADFERIVGALLLTEEITALWNESERPQFGGLYTALENRLAQSGGPDAVIPQNSSATIIHSTSTSAETPVLKPVTSGRDLLDQAKLLANFLRDQPYGWLSAHHLIKSIRLDTLHELPPLAADTRTRLAPPKPEHRAMLKRLYLQQSWLELLEQTESFFGQAVNHLWLDLQWYIHQALSKAGTPYEKWADIITHDLRGLLHRLPGLEGLAFSDGTPFADEVTLNWINQHVLVAEGWHDESAASASTAGHDEILQLEPEALAQADSEGVEAALLWLQHRPAMHTPRHQWLVRLLMARVAEQYGKNDMALHLLNELDCKAAKLMLSQWEPELLFEVKARRLKLLRIKISRSDTDKSRLHSEMETLLAGLIAIDPARAAVLCG